In Bradyrhizobium erythrophlei, a single genomic region encodes these proteins:
- the acnA gene encoding aconitate hydratase AcnA — MTSLDSFKCQKTLKVGGKTYVYYSLPTAEKNGLKGISKLPYSMKVLLENLLRNEDGRTVKKEDIVAVSKWLKKRTLEHEIAFRPARVLMQDFTGVPAVVDLAAMRNAMQNLGGDAEKINPLVPVDLVIDHSVIVNFFGDNKAFGKNVVEEYKQNQERYEFLKWGQKAFSNFSVVPPGTGICHQVNLEYLAQTVWTKKEKLTVGKKKGTFEVAYPDSLVGTDSHTTMVNGLAVLGWGVGGIEAEACMLGQPLSMLLPDVVGFKLKGQLKEGVTATDLVLTVTQMLRKQGVVGKFVEFFGPGLDHLSVADKATIGNMAPEYGATCGFFPVDAATIDYLKTSGRKNDRVALVKAYAKAQGLFRDAKSADPVFTTTLVLDLKDVVPSMAGPKRPEGRVALPAVAEGFAGALATEYKKSADGETRYPVDNRDFNLGHGDVVIAAITSCTNTSNPSVLIGAGLLARNAVAKGLKAKPWVKTSLAPGSQVVAEYLANSGLQADLDKVGFNLVGFGCTTCIGNSGPLPEDISKSINDNGIVAAAVLSGNRNFEGRVSPDVQANYLASPPLVVAHALAGTVRKDLAVEPIGTGKDGKPVYLKDIWPTAKEINAFMKKFVTATIFKKKYADVFKGDTNWRKIKTTESETYRWNMSSTYVQNPPYFEGMKKEPEPVKDIVDARILAMFGDKITTDHISPAGSIKLTSPAGKFLSEHQVRPADFNQYGTRRGNHEVMMRGTFANIRIKNFMMKGADGNIPEGGMTKHWPDGEQMSIYDAAMRYQEEGVPLVVFAGAEYGNGSSRDWAAKGTRLLGVRAVVCQSFERIHRSNLVGMGVLPLTFEDGASWQSIGLKGDEKVTIRGLQGDLKPRQKLTAEIVSSDGALQRISLLCRIDTLDELDYYRNGGILHYVLRKLAA; from the coding sequence ATGACCTCTCTCGACAGCTTCAAATGCCAGAAAACCCTCAAGGTTGGCGGCAAAACCTACGTTTATTACAGCCTGCCCACGGCCGAGAAGAATGGTCTGAAGGGGATATCCAAGCTTCCCTATTCCATGAAGGTTCTGCTTGAGAACCTGCTGCGCAACGAAGACGGCCGCACCGTCAAGAAAGAAGACATCGTCGCGGTCTCCAAGTGGCTGAAGAAGCGCACGCTGGAGCACGAGATCGCTTTCCGTCCGGCGCGGGTCCTGATGCAGGATTTCACCGGCGTTCCCGCCGTGGTCGACCTCGCCGCGATGCGCAACGCGATGCAGAATCTCGGCGGCGACGCCGAGAAGATCAATCCGCTGGTGCCGGTCGATCTCGTGATCGATCACTCGGTGATCGTGAACTTCTTCGGCGACAACAAGGCCTTCGGCAAGAACGTGGTCGAGGAATACAAGCAGAACCAGGAACGCTACGAATTCCTGAAATGGGGCCAGAAGGCGTTTTCGAATTTCTCGGTGGTGCCGCCTGGCACCGGCATCTGCCATCAGGTCAACCTCGAATATCTCGCGCAGACGGTGTGGACCAAGAAGGAGAAGCTGACCGTCGGCAAGAAGAAGGGCACGTTCGAAGTCGCCTATCCGGATTCGCTCGTCGGCACCGACTCGCACACCACCATGGTCAATGGTCTTGCCGTGCTCGGCTGGGGCGTCGGCGGCATCGAAGCGGAAGCCTGCATGCTCGGCCAGCCACTGTCGATGCTGCTGCCTGACGTCGTCGGCTTCAAGCTCAAGGGCCAGCTCAAGGAAGGCGTCACCGCGACCGACCTCGTGCTCACGGTCACGCAGATGCTGCGCAAGCAGGGCGTGGTCGGAAAGTTCGTCGAATTCTTCGGCCCCGGTCTCGATCATCTCTCGGTCGCGGACAAGGCGACCATCGGCAACATGGCGCCCGAATATGGCGCGACCTGCGGCTTCTTCCCGGTCGATGCCGCGACCATCGACTACCTCAAGACCTCCGGCCGCAAGAACGATCGCGTCGCGCTGGTCAAGGCCTACGCCAAGGCGCAGGGCCTGTTCCGCGACGCCAAGTCGGCCGATCCGGTTTTCACGACGACGCTTGTCCTCGACCTCAAGGACGTGGTGCCGTCGATGGCCGGTCCGAAGCGCCCCGAAGGACGCGTGGCCCTGCCTGCGGTGGCGGAAGGTTTCGCCGGTGCGCTCGCCACTGAATACAAGAAGAGCGCCGACGGTGAGACGCGCTATCCGGTCGATAACCGCGACTTCAATCTCGGCCACGGCGACGTCGTGATTGCGGCGATCACCTCCTGCACCAACACCTCAAATCCGAGCGTTTTGATCGGCGCCGGACTGCTCGCCCGCAACGCCGTCGCCAAGGGGTTGAAGGCAAAGCCGTGGGTAAAGACCTCGCTCGCGCCGGGCAGCCAGGTGGTTGCCGAATATCTCGCCAATTCCGGACTGCAGGCCGATCTCGACAAGGTCGGTTTCAACCTCGTCGGCTTCGGTTGTACGACCTGCATCGGTAACTCCGGTCCGCTGCCGGAAGACATTTCCAAATCGATCAACGACAACGGCATCGTCGCCGCCGCGGTGCTGTCGGGTAACCGCAACTTCGAAGGCCGCGTGTCGCCCGACGTGCAGGCGAATTATCTCGCCTCGCCGCCGCTCGTCGTTGCGCACGCGCTCGCCGGCACGGTGAGGAAGGACCTCGCGGTCGAACCGATCGGCACCGGCAAGGACGGCAAGCCGGTCTACCTCAAGGACATCTGGCCGACCGCAAAGGAGATCAACGCCTTCATGAAGAAGTTCGTCACCGCGACGATCTTCAAGAAGAAGTATGCCGACGTCTTCAAGGGCGATACCAACTGGCGCAAGATCAAGACCACCGAGAGCGAAACCTATCGCTGGAACATGAGCTCGACCTATGTGCAGAACCCGCCTTACTTCGAAGGCATGAAGAAAGAGCCGGAGCCGGTGAAGGACATCGTCGATGCGCGGATTCTCGCGATGTTCGGCGACAAGATCACGACCGACCACATCTCGCCTGCGGGTTCGATCAAGCTGACGTCGCCGGCCGGAAAATTCCTGAGCGAGCATCAGGTGCGCCCGGCCGACTTCAACCAGTACGGCACGCGGCGCGGCAACCATGAAGTGATGATGCGCGGCACCTTCGCCAATATCCGCATCAAGAACTTCATGATGAAGGGCGCTGACGGCAACATTCCCGAGGGCGGCATGACCAAGCACTGGCCCGACGGCGAACAGATGTCGATCTACGATGCGGCGATGAGGTATCAAGAAGAGGGCGTGCCGTTGGTGGTGTTCGCCGGCGCCGAATACGGCAACGGCTCGTCGCGCGACTGGGCGGCAAAGGGCACGCGCCTGCTCGGTGTTCGCGCGGTGGTCTGCCAGAGCTTCGAGCGCATCCATCGCTCCAACCTGGTCGGCATGGGCGTGCTGCCGCTGACCTTCGAGGACGGCGCCTCGTGGCAGTCGATCGGGCTCAAGGGCGACGAGAAAGTAACCATACGCGGATTGCAGGGCGACCTGAAACCGCGCCAAAAGTTAACCGCCGAGATCGTGTCGAGCGACGGTGCACTGCAACGTATCTCGTTGCTTTGCCGGATCGATACGCTGGACGAGCTGGATTACTACCGAAATGGCGGCATTTTGCACTACGTGCTGCGTAAGCTTGCCGCGTAA
- the ccmA gene encoding heme ABC exporter ATP-binding protein CcmA, producing the protein MRLSGRGVRCVRGGREVFAGLDFEANAGEALAVVGPNGSGKTSLLRLIAGVLAPAGGSITLERGDDELTLPEQSHYLGHRDALKPALSVSENLAFWRDFLGGAPSNLAESLATVELDHAARLPAAYLSAGQRRRLSIARLLTVQRPVWLLDEPTNALDTAGQKLFASVMSEHLSRGGLIIAATHTPLGVTSRTLRVGDGL; encoded by the coding sequence ATGCGGCTCTCGGGACGCGGAGTGAGGTGTGTGCGGGGCGGCCGCGAGGTCTTTGCTGGCCTCGATTTCGAGGCCAATGCCGGCGAAGCCCTGGCCGTGGTCGGCCCCAACGGGTCAGGCAAAACCTCGTTGTTGCGGCTGATTGCGGGCGTTCTGGCGCCGGCCGGCGGGTCGATTACGCTCGAGCGCGGCGACGACGAACTGACGCTTCCCGAACAATCGCACTATCTCGGCCACCGCGACGCGCTGAAACCGGCGCTGAGCGTGTCGGAAAACCTCGCCTTCTGGCGGGATTTTCTCGGCGGGGCGCCGTCAAATCTGGCGGAAAGCCTGGCAACCGTCGAACTCGATCATGCGGCCCGTCTGCCGGCCGCCTATTTGTCAGCAGGCCAGCGGCGGCGGTTGTCGATCGCCCGCTTGCTGACCGTGCAGCGGCCGGTCTGGCTGCTCGATGAGCCGACCAACGCCCTCGACACCGCCGGGCAAAAGCTGTTCGCCAGCGTGATGTCCGAACATCTTTCGCGCGGCGGGCTGATCATTGCCGCAACCCACACGCCGCTCGGCGTAACCAGCCGCACCTTGCGCGTCGGAGACGGCTTGTGA
- the ccmB gene encoding heme exporter protein CcmB: MSALSALIRRDIRIALRVGGGALIGVFFFLTVVVLMPFAIGPDLALLARLGPAILWLGALLASLLTLDRLFTADHDDGSLDLITMSRTPLELSCAAKALAHWLAAGLPLVIATPVLGLLLNLDASATAAIALTLLAGTPALTFIGMIGAALAVTLHRGGLLLAVLVLPLSIPVLIFGVAASEAAITEPLSFGAPFSILCALSLFGLIVGPFAAAASLRHGLD, from the coding sequence GTGAGCGCACTCTCCGCCCTGATCCGCCGCGATATCCGGATTGCGCTGCGCGTCGGCGGCGGCGCCTTGATCGGGGTGTTTTTCTTTCTCACCGTCGTGGTGCTGATGCCATTTGCGATCGGACCGGACCTCGCGCTGCTCGCGCGGCTCGGACCCGCGATCCTCTGGCTCGGCGCGCTGCTTGCGAGTCTCTTGACACTCGATCGGCTGTTCACCGCCGACCATGACGACGGCTCGCTCGATCTGATCACGATGAGCCGCACACCGCTGGAACTGTCCTGCGCGGCCAAGGCGCTGGCGCATTGGCTTGCCGCCGGGCTCCCGCTCGTCATCGCCACGCCGGTGCTAGGATTGCTGCTCAATCTCGACGCCAGCGCCACGGCGGCGATCGCGCTCACGCTGCTCGCCGGGACGCCTGCGCTTACTTTCATCGGCATGATTGGCGCGGCGCTTGCCGTGACGCTGCATCGCGGCGGGCTATTGCTCGCGGTGCTGGTGCTGCCGCTGTCAATTCCCGTGCTGATCTTTGGCGTCGCCGCGTCGGAAGCGGCGATCACCGAGCCACTGTCGTTCGGTGCGCCGTTTTCGATCCTGTGCGCGCTGTCGCTGTTCGGCCTGATCGTCGGGCCTTTCGCGGCCGCCGCGAGCCTCCGTCACGGACTGGATTGA